Proteins encoded by one window of Candidatus Paceibacterota bacterium:
- the gyrA gene encoding DNA gyrase subunit A: MAKEKDLEIKEERKDGVVPVNISSEMKESYLDYAMSVITQRALPDVRDGLKPVHRRILYAMNEMGLNSSAKFRKSAAVVGDVLGKYHPHGDVAVYDTMVKMAQTFSYRYPLILGQGNFGSIDGDSAAAMRYTEAKMSRLSGDLLNDIDKNTVDFRPNYDGSRKEPIVLPAAMPNLVLNGTLGIAVGMATNIPPHNISEVIDACVTLIDKDDVTNEDILMHIKGPDFPTGGMIFADKEMRHAYASGRGGVVCRGEAEILETKQDQFQIIITSIPYRVNKSELIVHIADLVRDKKLEGIKDIRDESTRDIRVVIDLKNGIHPQKVLNYIYKHSELETTFHFNTLALLDGVPQTLSFKSMLEAFLAHRQVVIRRRTQFDLDKALEREHILIGLKKALDHIEAIIKTIKKSKDTPTAQLNLMKEFKFSDRQANAILEMRLQKLAGLERKNIELELEEKQKLIKELKTLLASEKKILDLIKTEMLEIKAKYGDARRTKVVRGGVKEISDEDLVEDKESALVFTQGGYVKRTDPAEYRVQKRGGVGVVDLNTKEEDIVSLLITTSTHSDLLFFTDKGKAYQMKMYDIPEGRRATRGKSIMNFLSLSAEENVTSILPMPKSLKDEKMSLAMLTKNGTIKKVSADSFKDVRRSGLIAIKLEQGDELLSAFFARKGDSIILATKKGQSIRFEESDVREMGRAAGGVRGVKLGKGDAVVGADVVRPDFKNPNMLVMMENGYGKRTPMKEYKIQKRGGSGMKTAKTTPKTGNVIAAKIVTDELTQVIAMSKKSQVVKVDLSTIPVLGRATQGVRIMKPREGDSLASLTCL, encoded by the coding sequence ATGGCTAAAGAGAAGGATTTGGAAATAAAAGAGGAACGAAAAGACGGGGTAGTGCCCGTCAATATTAGTTCTGAAATGAAGGAGTCATACCTCGACTATGCGATGTCGGTTATTACCCAGCGCGCTCTTCCTGATGTCCGCGACGGATTGAAGCCGGTGCATCGCCGTATCCTTTATGCGATGAACGAGATGGGACTTAATTCGTCTGCAAAATTTAGAAAATCAGCTGCAGTTGTTGGAGATGTTTTGGGAAAGTATCACCCGCACGGAGACGTGGCTGTTTATGACACCATGGTCAAAATGGCTCAAACTTTCTCCTATCGCTACCCACTTATTTTAGGTCAAGGAAACTTTGGTTCAATCGATGGTGACTCTGCTGCAGCAATGCGTTATACCGAAGCAAAAATGTCTCGTCTTTCCGGCGATCTTCTAAATGACATTGATAAAAATACTGTTGATTTTCGTCCAAACTATGATGGTTCAAGAAAAGAACCGATTGTATTACCAGCAGCAATGCCAAATCTTGTTTTAAACGGAACGCTTGGAATTGCTGTCGGTATGGCCACGAACATTCCCCCACACAATATTAGTGAGGTTATTGATGCCTGCGTCACTCTTATAGATAAAGATGATGTGACAAACGAGGATATTTTAATGCACATCAAAGGTCCAGATTTTCCTACTGGAGGAATGATTTTTGCTGACAAAGAAATGCGTCACGCATATGCGTCTGGTCGTGGTGGTGTCGTTTGTCGCGGTGAGGCAGAAATTTTGGAAACAAAACAGGACCAGTTTCAAATTATAATCACCTCCATTCCTTACCGCGTGAACAAAAGCGAGCTTATTGTTCATATTGCAGATCTTGTTCGCGACAAAAAACTAGAGGGTATTAAAGACATTAGAGACGAATCAACAAGAGATATTCGTGTTGTTATCGATTTGAAAAACGGCATTCATCCTCAGAAGGTTTTGAACTATATCTATAAGCATTCAGAGCTTGAGACAACTTTCCACTTCAATACCCTTGCTCTCCTCGACGGTGTTCCACAAACACTTTCATTTAAGTCTATGCTCGAAGCATTTTTGGCTCATAGGCAAGTTGTTATAAGGCGCCGAACACAATTTGATTTGGACAAAGCCCTTGAACGTGAGCATATTTTGATTGGTTTGAAGAAAGCACTCGATCATATTGAGGCGATTATTAAGACGATCAAAAAATCAAAAGATACTCCGACTGCTCAACTCAATTTGATGAAGGAGTTTAAATTCTCTGATAGGCAAGCGAATGCAATTCTTGAGATGCGTTTGCAAAAACTCGCCGGGCTTGAGCGCAAAAATATTGAACTTGAATTAGAAGAAAAGCAAAAGCTAATCAAAGAGTTGAAAACACTTTTGGCTAGTGAGAAAAAAATACTTGATTTGATTAAGACAGAAATGCTTGAAATTAAAGCAAAGTATGGAGATGCTCGTCGCACAAAAGTTGTCCGTGGTGGAGTAAAGGAAATTTCTGACGAAGATTTGGTTGAAGACAAAGAGTCTGCGCTTGTGTTTACGCAAGGCGGATATGTTAAGCGTACCGACCCAGCAGAGTATCGTGTTCAAAAACGTGGAGGAGTTGGTGTTGTTGATTTAAATACAAAAGAAGAAGACATTGTTTCGCTGTTGATTACAACATCAACGCATAGCGACCTTTTGTTCTTTACAGACAAAGGGAAGGCATACCAAATGAAAATGTATGATATTCCAGAGGGAAGACGCGCAACTCGCGGAAAATCAATTATGAATTTCCTATCGCTTTCTGCGGAAGAAAATGTCACCTCGATTTTGCCGATGCCAAAATCACTTAAGGATGAAAAAATGTCACTCGCAATGCTTACCAAGAACGGAACTATCAAAAAGGTTTCCGCGGATAGTTTCAAAGATGTTCGAAGAAGTGGGCTTATTGCTATCAAACTTGAACAAGGAGACGAGCTTCTCTCAGCTTTCTTTGCGCGTAAAGGAGATAGTATTATTCTTGCAACCAAAAAAGGACAATCAATTCGCTTTGAGGAGTCTGATGTGCGTGAGATGGGACGAGCTGCAGGTGGGGTGCGCGGAGTGAAGCTTGGAAAAGGGGACGCTGTTGTTGGTGCAGATGTTGTGCGCCCTGATTTTAAGAACCCAAACATGCTCGTGATGATGGAAAATGGTTATGGAAAGCGTACTCCAATGAAAGAATATAAAATACAAAAACGTGGTGGTTCAGGAATGAAGACAGCAAAAACTACCCCAAAAACAGGTAACGTCATCGCGGCCAAAATAGTGACCGACGAGCTTACACAAGTTATCGCGATGTCTAAGAAGAGTCAGGTTGTGAAAGTTGACCTCTCAACCATTCCTGTTTTGGGACGCGCTACTCAAGGTGTGCGCATTATGAAGCCAAGAGAGGGGGATAGTTTAGCTTCACTTACTTGTCTTTAA
- a CDS encoding methyltransferase domain-containing protein translates to MAFLVPNEIVKNLSIEEGMVIADIGAGSGSFVIPLAYFVGNTGHVYAIDINKEVLVKVKKDAASAQLSNIEIIWGDAEKSGGTKLADSSVDFVIISNILFQTENKKGLVEEVRRILKMKGKVAVIDWTGSFGGLGPKENTVFSLANAQKLFTDFSFAEYNKFDAGDYHYGITFVKNK, encoded by the coding sequence ATGGCTTTTTTAGTTCCTAATGAAATTGTAAAAAATCTTTCTATTGAAGAGGGGATGGTTATTGCCGACATCGGCGCAGGCTCTGGTTCGTTTGTAATTCCACTCGCATATTTTGTAGGGAATACTGGGCACGTCTATGCAATTGATATAAATAAAGAAGTTTTGGTTAAGGTAAAAAAGGACGCGGCTTCTGCTCAGCTTTCTAATATAGAGATTATTTGGGGCGATGCGGAGAAGTCTGGTGGAACAAAATTGGCCGATAGCTCTGTTGATTTTGTTATTATTTCAAACATTCTTTTTCAGACTGAAAATAAGAAAGGTTTGGTTGAAGAAGTTAGACGTATTTTAAAGATGAAGGGGAAGGTTGCTGTTATAGATTGGACCGGTTCTTTTGGTGGGCTTGGACCAAAAGAGAACACTGTCTTTTCGCTTGCTAATGCACAGAAACTTTTTACTGATTTTTCATTTGCAGAGTATAATAAATTCGATGCCGGTGATTACCACTACGGTATTACTTTTGTAAAAAATAAATGA
- a CDS encoding extracellular solute-binding protein, translated as MKPFQIIVLAIFSVFLIIGVLIFSGIIKLPGSGENNGVSGEVVIWGTLPTSYFDKIFSDFNQSHQKESFSVRYIEKDQSTFDSNLVESIAAGVGPDLVFLPQDLFLRHSSKIYPLSLQTVSERDFKNTFIEEGELFFFNGNALAIPFTIDPMMLYWNRDYFSAAGFSKPPQYWEEFFSMIPQLTSKDGATNIIKSGVAFGESKNISNAKDILAMLIMQAGSNIVSYSPSKGVEVSLSQNNTSGIQAGEAALQFYSEFSDPVKEHYSWNKSLPSSRSMFLAGDLAMYFGYASEISDLRARNPHLNFDIAMVPQTKGASKKTTFGKMHGLATLKSSKNLATALYIEVLLSQPDFMKNIPTYSYLPPTRRDLLQVRPSDPYLSIFYDAAIISRAWLDPAPKETSIIFANMIDNVVSGRFRPQEAVADTASQLERLIK; from the coding sequence ATGAAACCATTTCAGATTATTGTTCTTGCGATATTTTCCGTTTTTTTAATAATTGGGGTTCTTATTTTTTCTGGGATTATAAAACTTCCAGGAAGTGGAGAGAATAATGGTGTTTCAGGGGAAGTTGTTATTTGGGGGACTTTACCAACTTCGTATTTTGATAAAATATTTAGTGATTTTAATCAAAGTCACCAAAAAGAATCATTTTCTGTTCGCTATATTGAAAAAGATCAGAGTACTTTTGATAGTAACTTAGTTGAGTCAATTGCCGCTGGTGTTGGCCCAGACCTTGTTTTTTTACCGCAGGATCTTTTTTTGCGCCACTCAAGCAAGATCTACCCTCTTTCCTTACAGACAGTCTCAGAGAGAGATTTTAAAAATACTTTCATTGAGGAAGGGGAACTATTTTTCTTTAATGGAAACGCTCTCGCAATACCATTCACTATTGACCCGATGATGTTGTATTGGAATCGCGACTATTTTTCTGCGGCAGGTTTTTCAAAGCCACCACAATATTGGGAAGAATTTTTTTCAATGATTCCACAGCTCACCTCTAAAGATGGCGCTACAAATATAATAAAAAGTGGAGTTGCTTTTGGCGAATCAAAAAATATTTCAAACGCTAAGGATATTCTTGCGATGCTCATAATGCAGGCTGGAAGCAATATTGTTTCCTACTCTCCTTCAAAAGGAGTGGAAGTGTCTTTGAGTCAGAACAATACGAGCGGTATTCAGGCTGGTGAGGCAGCCCTACAGTTTTATTCAGAGTTCTCTGATCCAGTTAAGGAGCATTACTCTTGGAATAAATCCCTACCTTCTTCTAGGAGTATGTTTTTGGCGGGCGATTTGGCAATGTATTTTGGATACGCAAGCGAGATTTCAGATTTACGAGCACGAAATCCACATTTAAATTTTGATATCGCAATGGTTCCACAAACAAAAGGGGCTAGTAAAAAAACAACGTTTGGAAAAATGCACGGCCTCGCAACACTCAAAAGCTCAAAGAATTTGGCGACAGCTCTTTACATCGAAGTTCTGTTGTCCCAACCTGATTTTATGAAAAACATCCCAACATATTCATATCTACCGCCAACACGTCGTGACTTGCTACAAGTTCGCCCTTCTGATCCATACCTTTCAATTTTTTATGACGCAGCCATTATTTCCAGAGCTTGGCTTGACCCGGCTCCTAAAGAAACCAGTATTATTTTTGCTAACATGATTGATAATGTTGTTTCTGGAAGATTTAGACCACAAGAAGCTGTGGCAGACACCGCGTCACAATTAGAAAGATTGATTAAATAA
- a CDS encoding pilin, translated as MKKNKVKRISALVATNLTIFLFLLLPFFTIVSAQQIPLQGTTPKLQNPLGSSNNSLTAFANSIVDAVVTVGLPIAALMIVYSGFLFVKARGNPSELEVAKRAFFYALVGIAIILGAKVLSEVIKGTIDVLRS; from the coding sequence ATGAAAAAAAATAAAGTAAAAAGAATTTCTGCTTTGGTCGCGACAAATCTAACTATCTTTTTATTTTTATTACTTCCATTTTTCACAATTGTTTCGGCGCAACAGATTCCACTACAGGGAACTACTCCAAAACTTCAAAACCCACTCGGGAGTAGCAATAATAGCCTTACTGCTTTTGCCAACTCTATCGTAGACGCAGTGGTGACGGTCGGTCTCCCGATTGCCGCCTTGATGATTGTCTACTCCGGTTTTCTTTTTGTTAAAGCTCGCGGAAACCCCTCTGAGCTTGAAGTTGCAAAAAGAGCGTTTTTTTACGCGCTTGTAGGTATCGCTATAATTTTGGGGGCAAAAGTTTTGTCGGAAGTCATAAAAGGGACGATTGATGTTTTAAGGAGCTAA
- a CDS encoding SPFH domain-containing protein — MNTNIAPAGKPVPMFRTDKGWEIALLLSFCVALFLVTKFLLSFAFATFGMGMFQKEVALFAMAIWLLLLGRSLPYFLVSVPEVTSLITVNLFGGELKEYQTGIHLRFPWEQVKPGNYINLRIFAKDFEKGETYPALDGVMLHVVWGFQYRGMRGNIGKYIAVDKTVIDGGLHDIGSSFLAQIFANLTAETARKNIKRIENCVKGHYEYEIQLELQEPTESNTNGVAPLANVSDKEIWKKRESLVIKAIDEYLDKIKELNEKKEALREEGRSTAPASYEEAYGIDLILVAISDIDYDPKFQEALATREIAKKVKETAEVLQKKSSGGGEAISDKEAMEAAMVLGKAVTKTVHHNVQEIKGEGMEAVINFVSGLFAKTPNSGKPEGKGKP, encoded by the coding sequence ATGAACACCAACATTGCTCCAGCAGGAAAGCCGGTTCCTATGTTCCGAACAGACAAGGGGTGGGAGATAGCTCTCCTTCTCTCTTTCTGTGTGGCCTTGTTTTTGGTCACCAAGTTTTTGCTTTCCTTCGCGTTTGCAACGTTCGGCATGGGAATGTTCCAGAAAGAGGTCGCTCTCTTTGCAATGGCCATTTGGCTTTTGCTTCTGGGTCGTTCTCTTCCCTACTTCCTTGTTTCCGTTCCGGAGGTGACATCGCTTATCACGGTCAACCTCTTCGGCGGAGAGCTCAAGGAATACCAAACGGGAATCCATTTACGGTTTCCCTGGGAACAGGTCAAGCCGGGAAACTACATCAACTTGAGGATATTCGCCAAGGATTTCGAGAAGGGTGAAACTTACCCAGCGCTCGACGGCGTAATGCTTCATGTGGTGTGGGGATTCCAATACCGTGGGATGCGTGGCAACATCGGCAAGTACATCGCGGTCGACAAAACTGTGATTGACGGTGGTTTGCACGATATCGGCTCGAGTTTTCTCGCGCAGATTTTTGCCAACCTCACCGCCGAGACGGCCAGAAAGAACATCAAGCGCATCGAAAACTGTGTGAAAGGGCACTACGAGTACGAAATTCAACTCGAGCTACAAGAGCCGACCGAAAGTAATACGAACGGCGTCGCCCCCCTTGCCAATGTTTCTGACAAGGAGATCTGGAAGAAGCGAGAGAGCCTGGTAATCAAAGCCATCGACGAGTACCTCGACAAAATCAAGGAACTCAACGAAAAGAAAGAGGCTCTCAGAGAAGAAGGTCGTTCGACGGCGCCAGCATCATACGAAGAGGCGTACGGCATCGACTTGATTCTCGTCGCAATATCCGACATCGACTACGATCCGAAGTTCCAGGAAGCTCTGGCAACAAGGGAAATCGCCAAGAAGGTGAAGGAAACGGCGGAAGTGCTTCAAAAGAAGAGCTCAGGCGGAGGTGAAGCAATCTCCGACAAAGAGGCGATGGAGGCGGCGATGGTGCTTGGAAAAGCAGTTACCAAAACCGTCCACCACAACGTTCAGGAAATAAAGGGTGAGGGAATGGAGGCAGTAATAAACTTCGTTTCCGGTCTTTTTGCCAAAACTCCCAACTCCGGGAAACCTGAGGGAAAGGGTAAGCCATGA
- a CDS encoding ribosome-binding factor A: MPQGREEKMLDVIKELAARFLERESNRTSLITVTNAQLSNDKKKVTIFVTVFPDTNQENAVIDFANRKKREFYDFIKSNSRISRLPSILFAIDAGEKARQRIDDLSRNL; this comes from the coding sequence ATGCCTCAAGGACGAGAAGAAAAAATGCTAGATGTCATAAAAGAGCTTGCCGCGAGGTTTTTGGAGCGCGAGTCTAATCGCACCTCGCTAATTACTGTCACCAACGCCCAACTTTCAAATGATAAGAAAAAAGTGACTATTTTTGTTACTGTTTTTCCAGACACAAACCAAGAGAACGCCGTGATTGATTTTGCAAACCGTAAAAAAAGAGAATTTTATGATTTTATAAAATCAAACTCAAGAATTTCTAGACTCCCTTCAATTCTTTTTGCTATTGATGCTGGAGAGAAAGCACGCCAAAGAATAGACGATTTATCGCGAAATCTGTAG
- the infB gene encoding translation initiation factor IF-2 has product MPKEQNKNETSIARPPVIVVTGHIDHGKSTLLDFIRKTNIVEGEAGGITQHISAYEVAHKREDGREQKITFLDTPGHQAFAGMRERGVETADIAILIVSAEDSVKAQTIESLKTIKASGIPFIVAINKVDKPGANVEKTKNELVEHEVYIEGYGGDVPYVLISAKTGEGIPELLDIILLVADMAELKGNPTIPASGMVLESRLDQKCGITTTLIVKDGTLSKGMFVVSEEAISPVRSILDFLGKQTDSVSFSSPVSIVGFNKIPSPGAPFTSYKTKKEAEEAVRLFVENKNTQKQTNGASKRSSPTQEGEEVEVKKAIFPIVLKSDTLGTLEAIERELTLLSQDLIEVKVIQKGVGSINESDVKMAGSTSGGVVIGFNVKTDNTGGEISMRNNIPVKIFNIIYKLTEWVNDELKERKPRIESEEIMGVAKILKVFSSTKNKQVAGGRVLTGTLISGSNIIIKRREIEIGRGKIVELQQQKLKTKEVEEGIEFGMLLESKIDVAPGDTIESFMIVQK; this is encoded by the coding sequence ATGCCTAAAGAACAAAACAAAAATGAAACATCTATCGCAAGACCTCCTGTTATTGTTGTAACTGGGCATATTGACCACGGCAAGTCGACACTTCTTGATTTCATAAGAAAAACAAATATTGTTGAAGGCGAAGCGGGTGGAATCACTCAACACATCTCCGCATACGAAGTTGCACATAAAAGAGAAGACGGCAGAGAACAAAAAATAACTTTTCTTGATACTCCTGGGCATCAAGCTTTTGCTGGTATGCGTGAACGTGGTGTCGAAACAGCAGACATCGCTATTTTGATTGTCTCAGCCGAAGATAGTGTCAAAGCACAAACAATAGAATCCCTTAAAACAATCAAGGCAAGCGGTATTCCTTTTATTGTCGCCATCAACAAAGTAGACAAACCAGGCGCTAATGTAGAAAAGACAAAAAATGAGTTAGTTGAACATGAAGTTTATATCGAAGGTTACGGCGGTGATGTTCCATACGTTCTAATCTCAGCAAAAACCGGTGAGGGTATTCCAGAACTTCTCGACATAATTTTACTTGTCGCAGATATGGCCGAGCTTAAAGGGAACCCTACCATCCCGGCCTCCGGAATGGTTCTTGAATCACGCCTTGATCAAAAATGTGGAATAACAACAACCCTTATTGTTAAAGATGGAACTTTGAGCAAGGGTATGTTTGTTGTTTCAGAGGAAGCAATCTCCCCCGTACGTTCAATTCTGGATTTTCTTGGAAAACAAACTGATTCTGTTTCTTTCTCATCTCCCGTAAGTATTGTTGGTTTTAATAAAATACCTTCTCCCGGAGCTCCTTTTACTTCATACAAAACTAAAAAAGAGGCGGAGGAAGCCGTGCGTCTTTTTGTCGAGAATAAAAACACACAAAAGCAAACAAACGGAGCAAGTAAACGATCCTCGCCAACACAAGAAGGAGAAGAGGTTGAAGTAAAAAAAGCTATTTTCCCAATAGTTCTAAAAAGCGACACTCTCGGAACACTGGAGGCAATTGAACGAGAACTTACCCTACTAAGCCAAGATTTAATAGAAGTGAAGGTTATCCAAAAAGGCGTTGGGAGTATCAATGAGTCTGATGTTAAGATGGCCGGCTCAACGTCTGGTGGAGTAGTTATTGGGTTCAACGTAAAAACCGACAACACTGGTGGTGAAATCTCAATGCGAAATAATATTCCAGTCAAAATTTTTAATATCATCTACAAACTAACTGAATGGGTTAACGACGAGCTGAAGGAACGCAAGCCACGCATTGAGTCCGAGGAAATAATGGGTGTTGCTAAAATTCTAAAAGTATTTAGTTCAACAAAAAATAAGCAGGTTGCTGGAGGGCGTGTATTAACAGGTACTTTGATTTCTGGTTCAAACATAATAATCAAACGTCGAGAGATTGAGATTGGTCGAGGAAAAATTGTTGAACTTCAACAACAAAAATTGAAAACAAAAGAAGTTGAAGAAGGTATTGAGTTTGGAATGCTTCTTGAGTCAAAGATAGATGTGGCTCCAGGAGACACGATAGAATCGTTCATGATAGTTCAAAAATAA
- a CDS encoding DUF4446 family protein encodes MFTNPNIVFPILIGLVVFLILWLARIEWRLRRLMKGKSGGDLEETIHEIEKYIKNLSNSQKDVENYLVQAEKRLKHGGRSIGVVRFNPFKDAGGSGNQSFAVALLNENNDGVVFSSLYSRDRVSVFAKPIVGGKSENELTEEEKTAMEKARANAKEN; translated from the coding sequence ATGTTTACCAACCCAAATATCGTCTTCCCAATACTTATAGGTCTCGTTGTGTTTTTAATTCTTTGGCTCGCGCGCATTGAATGGCGTTTACGCCGACTTATGAAGGGAAAATCTGGTGGTGACCTAGAGGAGACTATTCACGAAATAGAAAAGTACATCAAAAACCTAAGTAATTCACAAAAGGACGTTGAGAATTACTTAGTACAAGCAGAAAAACGCTTAAAACACGGCGGTAGAAGTATTGGCGTCGTTCGCTTTAATCCTTTCAAAGATGCTGGCGGTAGTGGTAATCAAAGCTTTGCTGTTGCTCTACTAAACGAAAATAATGATGGTGTAGTTTTTTCAAGCCTCTACTCTAGAGACCGTGTTAGTGTTTTTGCAAAACCAATCGTCGGGGGAAAATCTGAAAACGAACTTACGGAGGAAGAAAAAACGGCAATGGAGAAAGCGCGTGCTAATGCCAAAGAAAATTAG
- a CDS encoding cysteine desulfurase family protein — MKKRRKIYLDHAATTPIDPKVVTLVSKSMTGIFGNPGALYDDGILAKRSLEKARGDVAKILSVLPDEIIFTSGGTESDNLALFGVVRAAQEKFPKKKLHIIVSSIEHSAVLEVALELEKDGVSVSYIAPDKDGIVSPKAINGALQENTVFVSVMYANNEIGTIEPIREIAKTIRHYKKNNKTILGQYPVFHTDASQATSYLPLRVPPLGVDMMTLSSQKIYGPRGIGALYINRGVLVKPILFGGEQERGIRPGTENVALILGFAEALRITEQKKDSEVKRLIVLRDYFIKRLLKDVPGAVLNGHAKERLPNNVNISISGVDNDFLVISLAEQGILCSTRSACKTNDEKGSHVILALGGDKNLARESLRFSLGRDTTKDKLDTTVLELVRIVKEIKKFGKNIN; from the coding sequence ATGAAGAAAAGGAGAAAGATATACTTAGATCACGCGGCGACAACACCCATAGACCCAAAGGTTGTGACACTTGTTTCAAAATCTATGACGGGGATTTTTGGTAACCCTGGCGCTTTATATGATGACGGGATTTTGGCAAAAAGATCCTTGGAAAAAGCACGAGGCGATGTGGCTAAAATTTTATCTGTCCTTCCTGATGAAATAATTTTCACGAGTGGTGGTACGGAGAGTGATAATCTGGCTTTGTTTGGGGTAGTGAGAGCGGCTCAAGAAAAATTCCCAAAAAAGAAACTACACATTATTGTGTCCTCGATTGAACACTCTGCCGTCCTTGAGGTTGCTCTCGAACTTGAGAAGGATGGTGTTTCTGTTAGTTATATTGCGCCAGATAAAGATGGCATTGTTTCTCCAAAAGCTATTAATGGAGCTTTACAAGAAAACACGGTGTTTGTTTCGGTGATGTACGCAAATAATGAAATTGGAACAATAGAGCCAATTCGCGAGATAGCAAAAACTATTAGGCACTATAAAAAAAATAACAAGACGATTCTTGGTCAGTATCCTGTTTTTCATACTGACGCATCACAGGCCACTTCGTATCTTCCACTTCGTGTACCACCACTTGGCGTTGATATGATGACGTTGTCGAGTCAGAAGATTTACGGTCCGCGTGGTATAGGTGCTTTGTATATAAATAGGGGGGTTTTGGTTAAGCCGATTCTTTTTGGTGGCGAGCAAGAGCGTGGAATTCGTCCAGGAACAGAAAATGTGGCTCTTATTTTAGGGTTTGCAGAAGCACTTCGTATTACAGAACAAAAGAAGGACAGCGAGGTAAAGAGACTCATAGTCCTGAGGGATTATTTTATTAAGCGATTATTAAAGGATGTGCCAGGGGCTGTTTTAAATGGACACGCAAAAGAGCGATTGCCAAATAACGTTAATATTTCGATTAGTGGTGTGGATAACGATTTTTTGGTGATTAGTTTAGCAGAGCAGGGCATACTGTGCTCTACTAGAAGTGCCTGTAAGACAAATGATGAGAAAGGCTCACATGTTATACTTGCATTAGGAGGCGATAAAAACTTAGCAAGAGAAAGTTTACGTTTTTCACTAGGGCGCGATACCACAAAAGACAAATTAGACACAACTGTCTTGGAGCTTGTGCGCATTGTTAAAGAAATTAAAAAATTTGGAAAAAATATTAATTAA